A genome region from Phalacrocorax carbo chromosome 27, bPhaCar2.1, whole genome shotgun sequence includes the following:
- the LOC104053086 gene encoding keratin, type II cytoskeletal 1-like: protein MSHHFSRFGDGNFSSFSAHWGTLGGGRGLSSIRHCEDDRGQERYGGYGYGYGYGSRSLHNLGGFRTVCIGGGYGGEAGGYGRCLGFGGRTPLDRGFGRRGYFVGAFRGGEAGLGSMCGRSSGREVLGGGLGRSAFGEQGAGQGFGQAGVRGIEEVHVNTNLLRPMQVQVDPEFQRVRSDEKEQIKALNNKFASFIDKVQCLERQNQALMAKWELLQQQSAGPEERRNITAFFQSYISNLQRQLETLQNQKEQLDPEAYNILQLVEVYKKRFEDEINKRASKEEEFVDLKKELDSAYMGKMEFDVRVEILKQELEFLRCLHEAELSQLQTVVGNTDVFLSMDNQRELNMDGIIEEVRQEYEAIAQRSKAAVDAMYRGRYQELEESKGRRCNEPKSHQQETEELSFVIQRRQHDLENMKKRVSPLHASVCDVEQRGDCALKDAREKHVELQNALQKAKDELACMLRDYQELLNVKLALDIEIATYKTLLEGEESRNTRI, encoded by the exons ATGAGCCATCACTTCTCCAGATTTGGGGATGggaatttcagttctttctctGCCCACTGGGGCACACTGGGGGGCGGGAGAGGTTTGTCTTCCATAAGGCACTGTGAAGACGACAGAGGACAAGAAAGATACGGTGGTTATGGGTATGGGTATGGTTATGGCAGCAGGAGTCTCCACAACCTTGGTGGGTTTAGGACCGTTTGTATTGGTGGAGGCTACGGAGGAGAAGCAGGAGGATATGGGAGGTGCCTGGGATTTGGTGGTAGGACACCCCTTGATAGGGGCTTTGGTAGAAGAGGATATTTTGTGGGAGCTTTTCGAGGTGGTGAAGCGGGGCTTGGTAGCATGTGTGGAAGAAGTTCAGGCAGGGAGGTGCTTGGGGGAGGCCTTGGTAGAAGCGCCTTTGGTGAACAAGGGGCTGGACAGGGCTTTGGGCAGGCTGGTGTTAGAGGCATCGAGGAGGTGCACGTCAACACCAACCTCCTGAGGCCAATGCAAGTGCAAGTCGACCCCGAGTTCCAGAGAGTGCGCTCAGATGAGAAAGAGCAGATTAAAGCTCTCAACAACAAATTTGCATCATTCATCGATAAG GTCCAATGTCTGGAGCGGCAGAACCAGGCTCTGATGGCCAAGTGGGagcttctgcagcagcaaagtgCCGGgccagaggagaggagaaatatCACTGCTTTCTTCCAATCTTACATCAGCAACCTGCAGCGGCAGCTAGAAACGCTCCAGAACCAGAAGGAGCAGCTGGATCCGGAAGCGTATAATATACTTCAGCTTGTTGAAGTTTATAAAAAGAG GTTCGAGGACGAGATCAACAAGCGCGCGTCTAAAGAAGAGGAGTTCGTGGACCTCAAAAAG GAACTGGACAGTGCCTACATGGGCAAAATGGAATTTGATGTTCGGGTGGAAATCCTGAAGCAGGAGCTTGAGTTCCTCAGATGCTTACATGAGGCT gagctgtcccagctgcaaaCCGTAGTTGGCAACACCGATGTCTTCCTGTCCATGGACAACCAGAGAGAACTGAACATGGATGGCATCATTGAAGAAGTCAGGCAGGAGTATGAGGCAATTGCTCAGAGAAGCAAAGCTGCAGTAGATGCCATGTATCGGGGCAGG TACCAAGAGCTTGAGGAGTCAAAGGGGAGACGTTGCAATGAACCAAAGTCCCACCAGCAAGAGACTGAGGAGCTGAGTTTTGTGATCCAGAGAAGGCAGCATGACCTTGAAAATATGAAGAAGCGG GTGTCCCCTCTGCACGCATCAGTTTGTGATGTTGAGCAGCGTGGGGACTGTGCCCTGAAAGATGCCCGGGAGAAGCACGTTGAGCTGCAGAACGCCCTCCAGAAGGCCAAGGATGAGCTGGCTTGCATGCTGCGGGATTACCAGGAGCTGCTGAACGTCAAGCTGGCCCTGGATATTGAGATTGCAACATACAAGACTCTACTGGAGGGTGAAGAGAGCAG GAACACGCGGATCTAG